Proteins from a single region of Methanoculleus horonobensis:
- a CDS encoding 50S ribosomal protein L37e, with the protein MSKGTPSMGKRQKRTHIACRRCGKISFHAQHKVCAACGFGKSRRIRSYRWTEKKAKVPTH; encoded by the coding sequence ATGTCAAAAGGCACACCATCGATGGGCAAACGCCAGAAGCGTACTCACATCGCCTGCAGGCGATGCGGCAAGATCTCGTTCCACGCACAGCACAAGGTCTGTGCGGCCTGTGGATTCGGCAAAAGCCGGAGAATCCGCAGTTACCGCTGGACGGAGAAGAAGGCAAAGGTACCGACGCATTAG
- a CDS encoding LSM domain-containing protein — protein sequence MTPRPLDILDQVLNRQPVIISLKGGREIRGILQGYDVHMNLVLDKAEEEVDGAAQKLGTLIVRGDNVIYITPSVE from the coding sequence ATGACGCCAAGACCGTTGGATATTTTAGATCAGGTACTGAATCGTCAGCCCGTCATCATCAGCCTGAAAGGTGGGAGAGAGATCCGGGGGATCCTCCAGGGATACGACGTTCACATGAATCTGGTATTGGACAAAGCAGAAGAAGAAGTGGACGGCGCGGCGCAGAAACTCGGCACGTTGATCGTCCGCGGTGACAATGTGATCTACATTACCCCTTCAGTCGAATAA
- a CDS encoding RNA-binding protein — MARITVKKRHVIRKSQISELLERLADEIGRSADLFRSDRIERVETDAPVGIYLVDKKPLLMGAEDWAFPTLRGLVEHPIPERRVVVDSGAVRFVANGADAMRPGIVSISPDIRAGHPVQVVEERHGKPLAVGIALYDAADMERQEKGKSVKSVHYVGDDLWNLEI; from the coding sequence ATGGCAAGGATTACTGTAAAAAAGCGTCACGTCATCCGGAAATCACAGATAAGCGAACTTCTCGAGCGGCTCGCCGACGAGATCGGCAGATCGGCCGACCTCTTCCGGTCGGACAGGATCGAGCGGGTGGAGACGGATGCTCCCGTCGGGATCTACCTCGTCGATAAAAAGCCCCTTCTGATGGGGGCCGAAGATTGGGCGTTTCCGACCCTGCGGGGGCTCGTCGAACACCCGATACCCGAGAGGCGGGTGGTGGTCGATTCCGGCGCGGTCAGGTTCGTTGCAAACGGCGCGGATGCCATGCGCCCCGGGATCGTATCGATCTCGCCGGACATCCGTGCGGGGCACCCGGTGCAGGTCGTCGAGGAACGGCACGGAAAACCGCTTGCTGTGGGGATTGCGCTCTACGATGCAGCCGATATGGAGCGACAGGAGAAGGGCAAGTCCGTTAAAAGCGTCCACTACGTCGGGGACGATCTCTGGAATCTGGAGATCTGA
- a CDS encoding cell division protein SepF yields the protein MVKKLFDSILGKSPARNEEDYMELDLASYEGSSDEEPASMYIKIATIADLKDTPRVKDEVYNGNIVIVDIGRLKMDKVTFERVLKDLRDVAKDVNGDIVGLGEQKYVVITPMSVKVSREKIGGGL from the coding sequence ATGGTTAAAAAACTCTTTGACAGCATCCTCGGCAAAAGTCCAGCACGGAACGAAGAGGACTACATGGAACTCGATCTCGCCTCCTACGAGGGTTCGAGCGACGAAGAGCCGGCATCCATGTACATCAAGATCGCCACCATCGCCGATCTCAAAGATACTCCCCGCGTCAAAGACGAAGTCTACAACGGTAATATCGTCATCGTCGACATCGGGCGGCTGAAGATGGATAAGGTGACGTTCGAGCGGGTCTTAAAGGATCTTCGTGACGTCGCGAAGGACGTGAACGGCGACATCGTCGGCCTCGGCGAGCAGAAATACGTCGTTATCACGCCCATGTCCGTCAAGGTCTCCCGCGAGAAGATCGGCGGGGGCCTCTAG